In the genome of Oncorhynchus nerka isolate Pitt River linkage group LG27, Oner_Uvic_2.0, whole genome shotgun sequence, the window CTACCTGTGAGATGGGAATGGGGTAGGGTCTAGGGAGGTTCTACCTGTGAGATGTGGATGGAGTAGGGGCCAGGGTGATTCTACCTGtgagatgaggatgaggtaggggCCAGGGAGGTTCTACCTgtgagatggggatggggtaggGACCAGGCATGTTATACATGTGAGATGTGGATGGGGTAGAGGCCAGGAAGGTTATACCTGTGAGATGTGGATGGGGTAGGGACCAGGAAGGTTCTACCTGTGAGATGGGATTGGGTAGGGACCAGGAAGGTTCTACCTGTGAGATGGGATGGAGTAGGGGCCAGGGAGGTACCTgtgagatggggatggggtaggGGCCAGGGAGGTACCTGTGAGATGGGGTAGGGGCCAGGGAGGTACCTgtgagatggggatggggtaAGGGCCAGGGAGGTACCTGTGAGATGGAGATGGGATAGGGTCCAGGGAGGTTCTACCTGTGAGATGGGGATGGGATAGGGTCCAGGGAGGTTCTACCTGTGAGATGGGGATGGGATAGGGTCCAGGGAGGTTCTACCTGTGATATGGGGATGGGGTAGGGGCCAGGGAGGTTCTCCTGGAGGCGAACAGGGTCCGGTGACGCCCAGGTGTTCCCCGTCACCTCCACTGTCACGATGCCCGTGGAGAAGAAAGCGTTGGGTTTCCCCCCCATGTCCTTCACCATCACTGACAGCTTGTAGCGACCACACATCTCTGGGTCCAGGGTGGAagcccctggaacacacacacacacatatcaataTATTACAATCAGAGAGCTGCATTACGTTGTTCACAGACAGCACGTTGAAAAAAGCGGGAAAACATTGCTAATAACCCACTAACAAGTACATCATAAAGACGTAATTAGCTAATTTCACAGTTAAATGGCCCCTATAGCGGCAGCCAATGGGGTGGATTGGGGTTGTTAGTGTTGTCTAGCTTCAGTCAAGCTGTAACATAAGGGCACCAGCACTGTGCAGAAATAGTCAATAAATCCAGAAATAACACCAGCACTGTCCAAATTGGGACTTTTTAAAATCAGATTTAACTggtgtacgtgtgtatgtgtgtacgtatgtgtgtgtgtacgggaaTGTGCGTGTGTTGTATGTGGATTGTGCCCGTGTGTGTATGTGGATTGAGAAGGGGTGTACTAAGTCATTCATTTAACAGTGAACAGAGAAAAGTAAGACAATACCATGTAGAATAAAACAGGGCAGCTGAGTGAGGGGCCTGTAACTCACCGTCCTCAGTGAGAGACACCTCGCCGGTTACAGAGTCTATGAAGAACATGTGACTGGAGGGGATCCTGGGGGTCTGGTCCATCAGGCTGAAGCGCAGGTCAGCATGGGCTGTGTTACGGTCGTCACGGTCAGATGCCCCCACCTGCATGAATGAGATCCCTagccaagagacagagagacaagcttCTGTACCACTGTGTACATTCACACTGTGATTTgaccagcatgacaatgcctcgtTCTTAGAGTGAAACATCCTTACACAGTCGAAATGCTAGTATTCCTCCTGGACAATCTTGATTTAATTATGATAACCTTCTGACTTTAACATCATTTGTCATGGCTTTGCATTTGGTACATTACTTGTTAACATATTTGTATCTACTGTAGTTAATTTGAATAGAGGATCACTTTATGGGGTTATTAATATAATATCCTCTCAATGTAAAGTCTGCTCTTCAATTTCTTCAATTTCCTGAAGGTCATGTCACAATGTAATCAATGGTAACCCACTATTATCTGGTGGTGTGatgctcacacacgcacacagctcCCTCCACTCAAACGCGAGTCCCCTCAGTGACATAAATCCAGACGCTTGAGTCATCTCTGACGCAAGAACTCAAAGAACTACCCCACAATAGCCCAAGATCAGACTGTAGTAAGActtcaataaaaaaatattaagcACATCACCTCTACTTCTAATACACATACCGTACATGTCCTTCACTAGAGCCATGTGGATAGTTCAGGTGATACTATTCATGTATAAGTCATAAAAATTCAGACAATGCAAACATCACTCATCAGTGTGTATTAAGAAATAAACTCATGAATGTGTCACAAATTAAAATCCCTTCTGTGAACTCCGGTATTTGTTTTCTCCTGAATGGTGGATGGGCTCTATGTTCTGGCTAGTACAACCAACCTTTCAGAAGTCCCAGCTGCACACTGCCTCTCATGCTCTCCTCGATAAACACAGGCACGTTGTCGTTTTTGTCAATGACGCATACTTCCACCATAAAGCTCTGAGACTGCACGGATGCTGAGAAGGACACCTGCGAAAAGCACAAAGTAAATGCAAACTGTAAGTATGAAGGGCAAATATAAGTGCATATAGACACATATGGAAGGTAGCCTAAAGATCTACTTTGATTGTAATTAACTAAGGAGTCTATGTCTCATTTGGTGTTGCTAGACAGTACATTGTTTGAGGACATTGTTTCTCTCAAGCCAGAGATAATACACCCCAATTAAAACAAATCATTGCAATATTTCGCATTCAATTTTATGGTATTTTTGATGAGGATGATTATAATTTCGTTCATTGAATTCTCACAGGTCATAATCACATGTATTGTAAACAAATCACTACATGCTTAGATAATGCCATAAATGTGTGACTGTCAACCTGCAGAGAGTAAGAtggctgcttctctctgtccagagGCTTCAAGGCGTAAAGAAATCCTGCCTCAACTCCAAAGATCCCCTCATCGTCCCCTGTCACCACCACGTCAGTGGAGGTAGCTGGGAGGTTAGGGAGCTGTGTTGGACAAGTACAAAAATATTACTTAAATTTACAAGTCCCtcttctgtcacaccctgatctgtttcacctgttcaaAAGTGATCGTAtctaccccctccaggtgttgcttattttccccagtgtatttatccctgtgtttcctgtctctcagtgcCAGATCGTCTTGTATGTTTTGTCAAGTCAATCATCGTGTTTTTCCTGTACTCCTTTTCTGTTCTCTTTTTATAGTCCTCCCAGTTCTGACTcctgcctgactctggactaTTTTTcttgcctgatcatcctgcctgccctgaccttgattctgcctgcccttcggtacctattggactctgaacttgttttgaccttttgcctgtacacgaccattctcttgcctacccctttggatgaataaacattgtaagactccaaccatctgcctcctgtgtctgcatctgcgtctcgccttgtgccttgatatcTTCAATACAATTAGACTTTAACTTTAGTATTCTCGGCAAGAGTCACATGTGCAGCTAAAATAAAACTTCTGCTTACTGTGTGTGGGCAAATGTTGACCTTTTACGTCAAAGTTGAAAATATAACTATGTCACTGCAACCACAGGAGATCTCTGGGCCTTGTGTAATGTGTTTTTGCTCTGTTCATAAAAAGTAAATTGAACATTCACCCATTCTATGATGTGTAAATGGttgagtatgtgtatgtgtagcTCCATATGGCAATCCTTTTGAATATTTTGAGTGAGCGGTTATGTGTCATAATGACCGTTGATATTTTCCCCCTTATGGAAAACTTGTTCACCGCTGACAGTTTGTTCTCAAGGGTGTCACAAGCTGCTGGCAGAGGGGCTGTCACGAAACAGACGCCCTCTGGTCCAGACCCACAATGCCTGTGTCTGGCCCAGCCATGGTCAGGTATGAATGGGTATCCTAGTCATGGTGCTGTGTGACTGTCTGTCGTAGAGGACTGTCATGCAGCCTGGCCTGGTATGGTGTTATTGTTGCATGGCTAGAGCAGCCTATAAAACAGCAGCATGCTGGTGATCTCGTGTTTCCAATCAGCACTGCATGTTTTACGGCTTCACATACCACATAGCAACTGGCTCTCAGCCGCCACAGCCGTGCCAATGATCTCAGCATGCTTTTAACTCCCGAGAACCCAACATTTTGATTTAGTCTGGGAAATGTATTTTTTGACTGCCCCATAACCTAATTTTAGACCAACAGGCTGAAAAGTGTATATTTAAGACTATGCAGTGGTTGACAAAGTAGCTAATTGTTCAAAACCAAACATTCTTCTCTTGTTATGCCTCTAATGTGTTGACATGAAATGCAAATGTTTTCATGACAGAAATGTACCTTTTTCATTCTTGCATTCATGTTGTGATAAAACAAAACAGCTATCATGTGCCAGAGCAGAATATCTGAGAAGATCAGAGCCGTTCAGATAGTAAAACAGGTGAGAAAACAACTCTGTCAGTGCCTTTTCTGCTCAAGAACACACATTTTTAAGTAATAATGTTGTCCTTTCCACCCTAACACTAAGTTGTGCAAAGTATCTGACCTCCACCATGTCCACCGTTAAAGTGAATCTGAGATGTGTTTTGATCATACATCATGCAAAAGGGAAGAACATTGACTGGACTCAAAAAGGCGTCCAATTACAGTGTCAAACACATGCACAGCCGGGACAAACCTGATGATTTATAAGTGCCATTATGAAAAGAATCCTCCTGCCATGAATGCAGGGCTGATGGTCTAGCATTGAACAGACAGCCAGAGGCGTTCCAATTTTTGTTTCGAGATGAGGTGGCTATGCGGGAGTAGCTCCGTCATAATTATATCTTGAGCACTGAGTGTAGTGCAAGAGCGAAACATTGTATGGcccttctctctctttaactTGCACATAGCCATTAATACATCAATCTCAGCAGGCCCAGGGTATGATGCATCACACAGACTGGCAGCAATATGGAGAGAATTATTCCTTCATTATTATTTCCCAATAAGCAAGCTGCTttgttgtaaatgtttttttttttttgcataaatGGTCAATCTAACTGAAATGTCTTACCTTAGCCAGGTACCATGGGAAAATACCATCATAGTTTTCAGGGACGCCAATTTTAAGATTGGCCCCTGAGCACTGTGCAAGAGTCTGAAGTACCACCAACTACACAATTCCAAGGAGACAAAGGACAGCATGAATTTCAATAATTTAGTTGAAGTTTGTTTTCacaaaaacagtataaaaaaagTATAATAATCTGAGATTGCTATAATAACTTGTGAAGGCCACATTCAAAGGAAGCATACTTACAGTCAGTGTAATGATAAAGATGGACATAACTTATGTTCTAGTCATGTGTTTCTGTAACTGTATATCTGTAAAGCCAGGATGCACAACATTTCCAATCAAACAGTATCTTTTACaagataatcaaatcaaatcaatcaaatctttTACATTTGGGAACACATGGTTTCTATCATTTCTGTCTTGTTTCTGATTGATTCTCACTGTTATAAAgcagagaaagaaagatggagaaagagaacgACCGAGAAAAAACAGTGTGAATGCTGCATGTGCAACTATTCTATTTTTActcatctttaaaaaaaaattaaaaaattaaactAGACCTACCAATCTGCGGAATCaaccatctttaaaaaaaaaatcaaaagtaAATAAATACAACTTCAATAGGCCTACACCTGTGCAAGAAAATGTTTCATTTAAATGCCTGTTAGGTTAAACATATACTCAGTAGCCACAGGCAGTAGGCCTACATGGTACATTAATGTCTCATCACATTCACAGACCTAAAAGCTGAACTAACCCTGCAACCTGGACTCAagggtagacgtaacatagtaaattaaAATCTGGGTCACTCAAATTAGTTTATGTTTCAAATTACAATTTCTATATGTTGCGAATTCCAATTTGTGTGATATTTTATGAATTACAATTTGttcaatatgttacaaatttgaaTGATATGTTAAGAATTACAATTTGttttggctaacgttagctaggtggctaacactaACGTTCGCTAGGTGGCTaacactaacgttagctaggtggctaacattagctaggttagGGGTTAATGGttaggttagctaacatgctaagtagttgcaaagtcacaaaaaagtagtaagtagtttcAAAGTTATGCACCCGACCAACAACCCTCCTttagtttttgccttaagtagCCTTCTGTCTTGTGTAACCATACCGAAGCCATACTATTTTGAGTGTACTATGTCACGTATAGTCTATGAGACCGGGCTGCACTCTCTGTTTCCACCACACGATTACACCTGCGACACAAAACAGCCTAGCAATGAATTGTTCTCTCAAAAAAAATAATTAATAAATATTATGACTTTATAGTATGTGTTATATGGTCACAAAGGAGAAGGCAATTGGCACAATAAAGAGTTAAGGATGAGATTTTGCATTCCAATAAATGACCCCAAATTAAAATTATGCTGGGCACAGTCGTAGGAACCCCTGTGCCTCGCTCATCGCGCCGCAGACAGCAATTCACAACACCCATAGGCCATTCGCTTGGAACAATATTTAGATGTCTTATTATGATTTACAAAGACCGGCGAATGAAAACAAACGCACTCTCTCAAACTCAACCTGTAGGCCAGAATAAGAGCCTGTACCTCACAAAATCTGAATAAATGACTGGTAAACATCCCTTATTTACCTAACACTCCACGATCATTTTTATAACTCAATTTTCATTCGAAAACGTTATATTTATTTTGTCTTACCTTCTCTCAATCTTGTGCGTGTTCCCTATGAAGGTGGGAGAACGGTTTGAATAGTGTGGAAAAACGAAGTGCGTTTGCAGGACTCTCCAGTTTAATGTTTGACTACCTTGTTTCCTTCCAGTAATTCTGTTGGTCAACAAGACTCCAGTCCACTGAACAATCTGATGAATGAATATTTATGAGGACATAAATCAAATAACAAGGAGGtatgttttaaatatatatacacacctttCGTTTTTGGTGTAGCCTAATTGTTTTATGATCTGGGTAAGAAAAAATATGGAATAGttctatttcatttttttatttaaaaaattcaaATGTAAACATAACgaaattattaaatattaaaagGAAGTGCAAATCAACTGTATTTAAAGCAAAACATTAAATTCACATGACAAATATAACTTATTGCTTTCTTCATTCACATCTGGACTGAAGGTAAGGACAATAGAATAATATATTTTTTCCAAAACCTGGCCTAATCCCCATTACACATTATTAATGTGCTCAGTATCATGGCCAAAGTACGAACCTGCGTACCCAGTTTCAAGTAAAAATGACTCCAGGTGACAGAATGCAGTGAAATCACTCATAGTGCTTACATTTACATTGCTTTTCAGGACAGTGTACCATAATCTAATATTTCATGAGGGCTATATACAACACTACCAACACTAAATGGAGTAGaaccaaacacactgtccccCGTTATCAAGGCAATCTTACAACTCATGGTTTAAAATAACAAGCCTTGGTGGATTTAATATACATACACATAAGGCAGACAAAAAAATGAAACCTCATGCAGATCATTAACATGAACATGTCTGTTGTGTTTAATTAATATAATAAAATATATCATTTCTGTACAGCTCTATCAGTCCTTGGGGTTAGTGATAAAAACACACAGCGTCTGGTCTTGAAGGCCTAAGAGAAAAAAGCAGTCCAGATACTGTACTCTCAGAGGACCGAGAGGTCATGGCAGGACTTGGACTTCTGTCTGAAGGCCATCTTCTTGTTCTTCCGGGCCACCATACGGCCCAGGAAACGCTTGGCCTTCTTGCCAATGCTCTCGCGTCGTTTGCAGTTGGCCATACGGCGAGCGTTCTCCTCCTTGCTGTCTTTGCGCAGTCGGATCTGCCGGACCATGCCCTCGAACAGGTCCCTGACGTTGTGGTGGAGATTGGCTGAGGTCTCGATGAACTTGCAGTCAAACACCACAGCGCAGGCACTGCcctctgcaacaacaacaaaaaagagggGAGGCGCAGGTGAGAATCTATAGTGTTCCCTGGGGACAGTGACTTCACCCTCACCATTATGCCTTTGCATAACACCTTGATACTAGCTTTAACATTCTAAAATAAGTAGCACTATGCAAATACAGAGATGCCTTGGACAGAAGAGATCACCGTCACTTACCATCCACAGAGACTTCTCTGGACCGCACCAGGTCGCTCTTATTGCCCACAAGGATGATGGGAATGTTTTCAGACTGGCGAGCTCTGCGTAGCTGGATGCGTAGCTCTGACGCCTTCTCAAAGCTGGACTTGTCTGTCACTGAGTAGACGATGATGTAGGCGTCACCTATCCTCATGCACTGTTCCTTCAGCCACTGACTGTTATCCTGCAGGCGAAAGAGAAATAGAATTAGATTAGCTCCATTGCTTATCTAATCAAAAGCTACAGGTGCTCAAATAAAAATTATTATAGTGATATATGATATTATACACCAGCATTAGAGCACTACACATTACGTCAAATGATATGCTATGACTAAGACCAATTTTACTGAGGGTCAGACTGAAATTGCATAATTTGCATTATATGCCTCACCTGCTCCCAAATGTCGTACAACAAGATGGACGCCTCCTCCTCGTCCACCTCGATCGATCTGTCATATGTGTTTCCTGAAACAAAAGCAAGCAGACAGATAAATACTCCTGGCCCAAATTCTACAAACCCACTAACTTGGTCGAGTGTGAAGTCTCACTCACTATTGCCCATTTATATTGCCCATTTCATGATACCTTTAGTACAGCTTATTAACTCTCAATTAACCTGTATCTGTGATGGGTACTACTGTGCATTACTGTCTCCTTCCCTCAGTCATTGATTTTCATATCTCCCATCCACTATCTCTGTGGCTGTATATGTCAACAGCAGTACTTTGATATATGTGGCGCCTTACTGACTGGATGGAAATAGCAATAATCAATGTACTTCAACTTGTGTGCCAAGATGATATGGAAACCAATCCTATATTTACTTAGTTTGGAGCCTATGCACATTAGCTCTAATGGGGTGCTGAGAACAGCCACAGTCAAACtgttattttctttgtttaaaaaAGTATTGCCTTTGGGTGTATTCTCAATGCTATATaaacttcaacaccatcatcttCGGTAACCGTcatcagacacacacctgtctcgtCGCAGTCGTGACCATCCTCGACTCCACCGAAAATACGTGCCAGGCTAGACTTGCCGACACCCTGCTCGCCGAGGAGAACCACCTTGTACACATGTCCCTCCGAGTCGCTGCCGGAAGAGATAACGGAATCGGACGAGTCCGATACACAGCTGTCTCGGTGAGGCTCACCGGGGGTGTAGGACGTGCAGCGCATGAGGTTGGACAGCTCTCCAGTTTGCACCTTGCGCATCTCGCGGTCGTCCACTGGCATGCTTCTTCTGTGCAGGTTCTGCAGGTGCATGGGAAACGGCATGCTCCCTCTCCTTTTGTCCATGTTCCGCAATTTGTCACCTTTGTTCAAAGTCATTATTTTTTTGTCTGTGAAATAGATGCGCTCTTTAGTAAGATTCCGCTGTTAACATGAAAGGCAACCAACTCTGACAAAGA includes:
- the LOC115112148 gene encoding GTP-binding protein RAD-like, whose translation is MTLNKGDKLRNMDKRRGSMPFPMHLQNLHRRSMPVDDREMRKVQTGELSNLMRCTSYTPGEPHRDSCVSDSSDSVISSGSDSEGHVYKVVLLGEQGVGKSSLARIFGGVEDGHDCDETGNTYDRSIEVDEEEASILLYDIWEQDNSQWLKEQCMRIGDAYIIVYSVTDKSSFEKASELRIQLRRARQSENIPIILVGNKSDLVRSREVSVDEGSACAVVFDCKFIETSANLHHNVRDLFEGMVRQIRLRKDSKEENARRMANCKRRESIGKKAKRFLGRMVARKNKKMAFRQKSKSCHDLSVL